The following DNA comes from Lathamus discolor isolate bLatDis1 chromosome 5, bLatDis1.hap1, whole genome shotgun sequence.
CACACTGCTGAAGAGCTCCTGCCTCAAACATGCTAACAGCGTTGTTGTCAAGAAACAAGTGCTTGAGGTCTTGTAGTCCTTGGAAGTCCTGTGCTGTCACCCTTTGAATCAGGTTACTGCTGCAGTCAAGTTTCTGCAATCTGCCAGGCAGCCTGATTGGCATAGTGTGGAGCTGGTTCTTAGAGAGCTCCAGTGTTGTTAAGTTAGGAAGAAGCTGGACACCATCTATTGATGTTAGCTGATTTTGTGACAGGAAGAACTCATACAGGTTTTCTAGGTGCTTCATGTCTCGAAGTCTTATTGTTTTAAGTTGGTTTTTCTCTAATTTTAGTGACAACAGGGATTTAGGTAGGTCAAGAGGCACTTTTGTCAGAAAGTTGCCACTTAAACTGAGAAACTGTAGATTCTGGAAAGATGCAAAGAAGTTGGTTGGGAACGAGTTCAGTTTATTATCAGCCATGCTCAGATACTTCAGCCTAGGAAGCTTAAGTGGTGCAGACACAGATTCCATGTTGTTGCCATCCAGAATCAGACTTTGTAAAttcaaaagggaagaaaatgcgCTTGAAGGCAGGGTCGAAATCAAGTTGTTTCGAATATCGAGCACTCTTAGCTTCAGCAAACCTTCAAAATCAGATACATGCAGAGTGTTGATGGAGTTATCAGTGAGTTTCAAAATTTCAAGGCTAGATGGGAGGAAGGTAGGTATTTGTTTTAGCTGATTTTTGTAGAGTTCCAGGGACTTCAAGGTGCTCAGAGCTTTGAAAGTGTTGTTTTCAATTGATTCTGTGCCACTGCATGATAGGACCAGCTCTTCAAGGGCTGACATTCTCCTGAAGTCAGTAAtcttaaagagaaataaaaaagtcatgTGATAGTACACAATCTATTTATGGATCTCCTTACTGGGTACTACTTCTGAACGTTCTGACAATTGCTAGTGTATATTAAGAGACTATATATTTAGAACAAGAAACTAAGGGAAATGGTAATGATAAAGGTGTTACTGTCAGTACCTGCAGTTTGCCAGTATTTACTTGGATTTTTAGAATTCATATTGTGTCTGGTTTTGAACAAACACAATGTTTGAATAAGAAGTATTCCTTTTACTTCTGCCTGGTGGATAGCCTCTATAAAATGGAGATCTAATATTACCATTAAATGGAGATCTAATATTGCAGACTTTGCAGAAAGCAGATGGTTGTTAATGTTCACTATGCTCAACAGAGCTTGCTGGAGTAGTTTTGAGTTCATCATACAGCCATTTCCATATATCAGCAGTACTGTCACTGCAGCGTGTATTCCCCAGAGGAAGTATACATGGATATGATCACCTCTCCCTACTATAGTTTTTGCAGGAAACTAAAATCTgacatttgtatttcttctctcCCCGCACCATCTCTCCTTTAAAGTAAAAACCTCACATATTATTAAGATGACCAAACCAAAAGTGTCATATCAGCTTGGTCTGAAAATCACCTCAGTGGAACAGATTGCTTTTACACAATCTTAGGTTTTTGTTAGTTGGCAATAAACAGATGCTTTGCAGTGGGAAATAGAACTTAGATGTTGACTGTGACTATAATGTACAGAGGCATACTAATTGCTTCAttgtatttctgctgtattGGCACATGCTTGTTACCAAAGCTTGCAATCCTGTGTCTGAAGTTAAGAAGCAAACTTAAGTGAATCTAGCAGTTTCCTCCAAGCCAAAATAAGAGGAAGCATGCAATGAGGGTGAATCTGGGAGTTCTCTGAGCACACCAGTTCCTTAAACAGTAGTTTTCTGAAACTATCAGAGATGCTGTCCATTGGCTTCCCATATTCATTTATATGGGAATCACAGAAAGCTCAGAGCAAGATAAGCAAGTGTTCTGCATGGGAGAGGTGTGAAGGACCGTCttcatccattttcccttccCATGTCCAATAAACATCTCACTATAGGTTTCACGAGTACCACATCAGTAAGATATATTAAACCAACACTATAGTCTTTATGCTATTTCCCCCAGAGCCAGGTAGCTACCACCACATTTTACTCCCATTGAGAGAAACTATAAAGCATGCTGTACAGCATAATtatccagggaactacagaccagtcagcctcacctctgtgcctggcaaaatcctggagcagattctcctggatggcatgctaacgcacatgaaaaacaaggtgcttggtgacagccagcatggcttcactaaggggaaatcctgcctgaccaatttggtggccttctatgatggggctacagaattgatggacaagggtaaagcagttgatgtcatctacctggacttgtgcaaagcattcgacactgttccacacgacatccttctctctaaattggagagacatcagtttgatggatggaccactcggtggataaagaactggctggatggccacacacaatggtcaatggctcaatgtccggctggagaccagtaacaagtggtgtccctcagggatcggtgttgggaccggtcttgttcagcatctttgtcagtgacatggacagtgggattgagtgtgccctcagcaagtctgtcgatgacaccaagctgtgtggtctggctgatatgctggagggaagggatgccatccagagggacctcaacatgcttgtgaggtgggctgatgccaagctcatgaagtttaaccatgacaagtgcaaggtcctacacctgggtgggagtaatcccaggcacagctacaggttgggcagagaagagatccagagcggccctgcggagaaggacttgggggtgctggtcgatgagaaaatgaacatgagccagcagtgtgtgctcgcagcccagaaagccaaccgtatcctgggctgcatcaaaaggagcgtgaccagcaggtcgaaagaggtgatcctgcccctctactctgctcttgtgagacttcacctggagtattgtgtgcagttctggtgtcctcaacataaaaaggacatggaactgctggaacaagtgcagaggagggtcacgaggatgatcaggggactggagcctACCTCCcgaatgaagacaggctgagaatgttggggtcgttcagcctggagaagagaaggctgcgtggagacctaatagcagccttccagtatctgaagggggcctatagggatgctggggagggactcttcgtcagggactgtagtgacaggacaaggggtaatggattaaaacttaaacaggggaagcttagatcagatataaggaagaagttctttactgtgagggtggtgaggcagtggaatgggttgcccaaggaagctgtgaatgcgccatccctggcagtgttcaagcccaggttggacagagcctctggtgacatggtttagtgtgaagtgtccctgcgcatggcagggggttggaactagatgatcttaaggtcctttccaaccctaactattctatgattctataatcccTCATCCCAGTCAGGAATGTATATGGAAGGCAGTGTAATTCCTTTTGCTGTGCAGGTATGGGGCAGTAATTTTGTTCTACGAGCCTGATTGAATACATTTGGATATTATACTTGTGTACTTGAAATCGGCTTATAAAGGTGACTGTTAAAATATTACTTCCACCTTCATTTATCGAACTCTTGGATGTTTTGGGGTTGTGTCTCTTTACCTTAGCTACAAACTCTGCATTTTAACTTCTGTTAAAATTAGCGCCCACACAGCTGTGGAAGGAGAGTCAGATTTCATTCTGCTTTGGTATCCTTAGTCATTGCTACTTTCTGTTTATATTTATTCTGTCTTGTAAAGTTATTTCTGAGCATTGCAAGATTGATGCAGCTAGTGAGAAAGTACAGATACGGAACCTCTATTAATGCAGGGTTCTCTGTCAGTTACATTTTAATTCAATGAGGGAATATACCTCCATTaaaacaggcaaacaaacaaacaaaccaccttACATTCTCAACAGTAAGTAATGAAGTTGTCCATTTTCTATTTTGTCTATAAATGCAGTTTtgtaatatacatatatttcttTATAGCAACCACAGAATTGCATGTCTTGTTCTGGTCATGATTAGGAGGCTAATGTTTCAAAACTTTATCATGAGACGTCCCATAGGAATGAACTGCATTGCTCATGAGCAGAAAAGCATAGTCATATTTAAGTGACAAAACAGTCTtaaggaaatggaaacaaatgtgAACCTTTGTAAGTTCAATATGTTTTCTGTTACAAGTTCAAAACCagtatttcctgcttttcctcagtTGATTGCTGTATCTCACTAAAAGACTTAATTTTCATCTTACGAAGTGACAGCTACATGAGAGTCAGTTTACATTCATTCTGTAATGATGTTAGGCTTCTTAATGTGGATTATTATAATCTCTGTTTTCCACCTATTTGGTATGCTTTGCTAGGCTTTGTGACTATGCAATTTTGAGACTTGAACATTTGTCCATGCTGTTACAAACCACCCAGTCTTTCTAATATGAATCCAGACGTATTTGGAAGGCTACTAGCTATCTTTTTGCTACAAAGTGATATTTTATTCTCTAACTGGACTGTCTGTAAAGTGATACTAATacagttttacattttaaaaagtagatCTAATAAAAATGGATCTAACATACTgttaaaatagaaacatttaaataattttgtcaCTTTTTAATGACCTGTTTTTATGAACTGGGATTTGTTATAAGCAATTTCTTAAACTCTAAAATTAAGTAAGTGAAGGAATTTAAAAAccagacaaacaaaacctccTGTGGAGTTCTTTTAGCACTTCCAGACATGCACTTTGCAAGCAAAAAATCAAATACTGTTTCTACAAGTAGTGTGATATCTGCCAGTTGAATTTCTTAGCTGTGTAAAATTAAGCATATGCATTTATGATGTCAAGACCTCAGAAGCATAATTTGTTGcatggaaagaaaagtgaaaaatatattcagagACCCAGTCTAATCTTAAGGAAACAATCTGCATAACTACAAGCAGATAGCATGAAAGGACTTACCTACTTTCCAGTGCAAAGTCAGTAGTATAAGTAAGGTATACTGATTGCTCAGTTGAATGAATatataaagtaaaaaacacTTAGATGGTTTCTTGCATCATTTGTTCTGAACAGTCATAAAACATTTATTCCACTGCTCTATTCACTTATATCCAACATTTAAATGCTTTATAACACCTGTGTTTTGCTCTAGTCAGAACCTAAGGCCACTTTACTAGTAACTGAGGAGAAGCTGACAGGTATGGGCAACTAGCCTAAGAAAGGACAAATGGCTCATCTACCTTCtcttggaaataaaataataatgactttttttttcacataaaatgtatttcctaATAAAAAATTCATTTGACAGATCTTTTGTTTAACTAAGCACATCAATATAGCTAAAGTGAACTTCAACTCTTGTAGGTTTGGGagctaaaccaaaaaaaaccagagATATTAGTAGCAGCTAAATAAAAGTAAACTCTTTTCAGAGTTAAATTGTAAAATAACTGACTATTTTTCAGTGAGCAAAAGGTATCCCAGATgatgctgaaagctgccttCTAACCTATTTAATTCAATCCTGAGAGCAAAATCAAAGTTGCATTTCAGAGCAGTTAATGTTATATTCTTTGTAGGAGGACAAGCATACTTGAGAGAAAATGTCTCTCTTGAATCAAACATTTCTTAATATTTGTAGTAAATTGATACACAGCAAGCACatataaaattgtatttctcttttgtctATCAGTAGAAGTTGaatttattaaatgaaaatatttcagggtagaaaacagaagagccATTCCAGAGCATAATGCAAAATTAGTATAAACTGATCATGCCTTTAATAATGGGATCCAGTTATGCCTCAAGAAAcccagaataaacatttttaacaaCACAAATAGCTGGCAGCTTCAGTTATAACCTGCTACTGTTTACATGAGTTATTAGATAAGCCTAGCATTACTTTTAGAAACATCTCGCATTCTGCCTTAAACTCTAACTTACTTAATTCCTCTGCCATTTCTAATAGCAGTTGTACCTGACACTTGCTACTGCAGAGGGGGAGAAGAACTTCAATTTCATTTATTAAGGCAATTATTCTAGTATATAAAATCTTTCCATTTACTGTGAAAAAGTATTATATTGTATCAAAAGTTGCAAAAGCTTTTAACAAGTTAAACAATTACTCTGGAACTCAGTGGTTCTTTGAGCATATAAAAACAAGTCAACATTTGTCTCCTAGTtgtaaattactattttttgaGTTTAATACAAAATATCATTGTGGCAGTGTGAACTGCTGCTCGGAGACTGCAGGCTAATGAAAACCATGTAGGAATATATTTACATATCCttaaaaaagtaagtaaaaataaaaccagatctgGCAGGATTTCATCAGTTTTTAGAACGTGGAATAAGATTCTCTCTTCACTTGCAAGCCACCACCATCTGGGAAGCACAGCTTTCGGTTACAGTGCActacaaaaagtatttttactgtattttttcctaccTGGAGTTGTTTAATTTTGCTGTGACTGATGTAGAGTCTCCTGGTGACAACAGGGATCTCTCTAGGGATCTCCGTAGTTCTGTAGCATTGCACTGACAGGGCAGGGTCACAACTGCATCTTCTTGGGCAAGTGGCACTTAGACCACTGTGAAAAGAAAAGACAATGACTAAAAGGTAAGATAAATACATCTTCCAAAACAGGAGCTCTGAAACTGTCTCAGCAACATGCAGCTTGAATTAAGCACCGAAGTCCTTTTATACCATGAAATCTGATAAAAGGATATTATGACTGTGTATTTTATCCCAGtgaaaaaccagcaaaaacaaTACCGTAATTTGCCTGAGTTAAAATGTTGGCAGCCATTACAAAGAGTGAGAAACTTAAACAGTGATAAGGTGCCTTTACATTTGTAGGTATGCGAAATTAGTGTTATTTATTACCTGACATCAATCTGCAAACATCTATATTATCTCCAG
Coding sequences within:
- the LOC136015948 gene encoding nephrocan-like — encoded protein: MRCGADSRLRRRPGGPRCATRAACHNSKRGQAAMAEPRAPDRGSPACAARGRCGPAPHREPRLAGGAVRAAGAPAPQAGAGRSTRASRPEFDGLSATCPRRCSCDPALSVQCYRTTEIPREIPVVTRRLYISHSKIKQLQITDFRRMSALEELVLSCSGTESIENNTFKALSTLKSLELYKNQLKQIPTFLPSSLEILKLTDNSINTLHVSDFEGLLKLRVLDIRNNLISTLPSSAFSSLLNLQSLILDGNNMESVSAPLKLPRLKYLSMADNKLNSFPTNFFASFQNLQFLSLSGNFLTKVPLDLPKSLLSLKLEKNQLKTIRLRDMKHLENLYEFFLSQNQLTSIDGVQLLPNLTTLELSKNQLHTMPIRLPGRLQKLDCSSNLIQRVTAQDFQGLQDLKHLFLDNNAVSMFEAGALQQCVQLSNLALEQNLLISIPLRLPDTLARLDLKGNDIEDVGEQELKDLKQLQVLNLRNNKISALDRKVLEYLPRLRHLYLDGNPWNCTCDLLRTRRALVAKGTDVRGGQCVAPAESRGESWMSSKKILQQCEDNLSSTERGKEDRKKMKPSEASSIGANTDDDYYDYELD